One Narcine bancroftii isolate sNarBan1 chromosome 3, sNarBan1.hap1, whole genome shotgun sequence DNA window includes the following coding sequences:
- the yjefn3 gene encoding yjeF N-terminal domain-containing 3, with the protein MASTIHGVQPDTGGNEPVKFISKEEAKEMEKELYEEYRFGQQQLIEMAGYSCAMAITKAYPLGSLHRKQPTMLVICGQEQNGAIGLVCARHLRTFGYEPTIYYPKRSCRSLFLDFTVQCEKLDIPFLSYIPTEVQLINDAYNLIIDAVLGLSDEVGLKELYCNILTTMKHVKIPVISIDVPSGWDAEKGKGDGINPEVLISLAAPKKCATHFSGKYHFLAGRYLPYDLQKKYDLNLPDYPGTDCIVQL; encoded by the exons CAAAGAAGAAGCGAAGGAAATGGAGAAGGAGCTCTATGAGGAATATCGATTTGGACAACAGCAGCTGATTGAGATGGCGGGCTACAGCTGTGCCATGGCAATCACAAAG GCATATCCACTGGGGTCGCTCCATAGGAAGCAGCCGACAATGCTTGTGATCTGTGGCCAGGAGCAGAATGGGGCCATCGGCCTGGTATGTGCCAGGCACCTCCGCACGTTT GGATATGAACCGACCATCTATTATCCCAAGCGTTCCTGCAGATCCCTCTTCTTGGACTTCACGGTTCAGTGCGAGAAGCTGGATATTCCATTTCTCTCCTACATTCCGACTGAG GTGCAATTGATAAATGATGCCTATAATCTGATTATAGATGCTGTGCTTGGGCTCTCAGATGAAGTGGGCCTGAAGGAGCTGTATTGCAACATCCTGACTACAATGAAACATGTGAAAATACCTGTTATCAGCATTGATGTCCCTTCAg GCTGGGACgcagaaaaggggaaaggtgatggCATCAATCCTGAGGTCTTAATTTCCCTAGCTGCACCGAAGAAATGTGCCACCCATTTTTCTGGAAAGTACCATTTTCTAGCTGGCCGCTACCTGCCCTATGACCTACAGAAGAAATATGACCTCAACCTCCCAGACTACCCAGGAACTGACTGCATAGTACAACTTTAA